The following is a genomic window from Balneolales bacterium ANBcel1.
ATTGCTGGATGCACTTGATGAAGATCACTGGGACTTCACCCAGAAGAAGCTGTTCCTGTTTCCCGCAGAACGGATCGACCTCTCGCTCGACCGCCTGGAGCACTATACCGGAACACCGGCAAGCGACTTCCAGCGGTACATCATGTTCACCAACTACGACATGCATGTGGAGGTATTCAAGTCACGCTTCCCGGACTGCACGAAACCTGGAAGAAAAGTCCAGATGCCGGCCTATCACCACAAGCTGGAAAGCAATCTGGGCCTGACGCTCATCAACATCGGGGTCGGCCCCTCCAACGCGAAAACCATCACCGATCACATTGCCGTACTGCGCCCGGATGCCATGATCATGGTCGGCCATTGCGGCGGACTCCGCAACCATCAGGAGATCGGCGACTTCGTACTCGCTTCCGGATATATGCGCGCCGACGGGGTGCTCGACAGTAGTATGCCGAAAAATGTCCCCATCACCCCCAATTACCTGTTGAACCACCATCTCCAGACCGTCCTTGACGATGAAAAAATGACCTACCGCACCGGTACGGTGTACACCATCGACAACCGGAACTGGGAGTTCATGAAACAGAGGGTCGTGAACGAAATACATGTCAGCCGGAGCATCGCCATCGACATGGAGTCGGCCACCGTGGCTACCAACGGGTTCCGCTACCGGATTCCCAATGCCACGCTGCTGTGCGTAAGTGATAAACCCCTGCACGGCAAACCCAAACTGGGGGAGTCGGCACAATCTTTCTACCAGAACTCGAAGGAGCGTCACCTCAATATCGTCATCAAAGCCATTGAGCTCTCCAAGGACTTTTTCCCCGGCGGAATGCCCAATGCCAGTATCCGTGCCCTGGATGAACCGCTTATGGGTGGGGGGGGATGACCTTCTGCCATGTTTTCCGAGCAGAACCGCCTCTCACCTGGCTGATACCCGTAAACCGACCTGTCGATGCCTTCCCAACCCGTCTGCCGTATCGTCTCCGCTGAAGATATCCTCCCGCTTCGGGCACGGGAACTCAGATCGGGCAAGCCTGCCGACTCGGCCGCATTTCCCGAAGACACCTTTCCGGACACCCTTCATTTCGCCGCTTATATCGATGGTACGATCGCCGGCTGCCTCACCCTGATCCCTCGAAACACACCGCACCCCGCCTGGCAACTGCGGGGGATGGCTACCGATAGCCCATTCCAGCGCATGGGCATAGGCTCCTCGCTGCTCACCTTTGCCGAAACACACCTGCGCTCGAAACAGAACCCGCTGCATATCTGGTGCAATGCCCGGGTCGCCGCCGTACCCTTTTACAAAAAGTCGGGCTATCGTGTTATATCACAGGGGTTTATCATCCAGGACATCGGACTCCATTACAAAATGGAGAAAATAATCCTGTAAGGATTGCCCTGCGGCCAACTCTAATGTACGACAACTCCGGGGAATCAGCCGCCAGCTTCACGGTGTTCGAATCCCTTGCCGATTCCGGAGCATCAGATAGTGCGTTTTCGTTTTTTCTGGTGCTTCCCACCGTTGTCACTGCACGATCCGGTTTTGAGTTTCTTGTCCCGTTCATTATTGCAGCATATTACGGTGTATCTGCCCGCCGGGCATCAGGATGGTCTTACTATACATGACAGCCGTCTTTGAGTTATCACCAAATTACCTGAAATCTGCCGCTATATAACACCCCGAGAGCCTTTTCCCTTGCCAATAGCTTTATTCCCGCTATCATCGTTTACACCATATGTCGACCGATTTATACAAGCGCACCCGCATGGTCAGGGATCTTGCGGAAGACGAACAGCCCCGGGAGCGACTCATCCGCCTGGGGGCCGATAATCTGACGGATGCCGAACTGGTGGCCATTTTGCTGCGCTCCGGCAGCAGAAAACAGAATGTCGTGGACACCAGCCGGCAGATACTGAGCCGGTTCGGGGGCTTGCACAAGCTGGTGAGAAGAAGCTGGCGGGAGTTACGTGTGATCGACGGCATTGCGGATGTAAAGGCAATTACCCTCGAAGCCGCTTTCGAACTATCCCGGCGCCTGCAATCCGGCCAGAACGGGAAGCCCGTCTTTTTCCGGACGCCGGAGGATGTGGCTGCATTTTTTGGTCCACGGCTTCGGGATCTTCAGACCGAACAGTTTCTTGTGGTATTTCTGAACGCCGCCAAAGCGGTTACCGGGCATCAGGTAATCAGCAAAGGTGGGAAAACGGCTACCATTGTCGATCCGGCCGAGGTTATGAGGCAGGCCATCATGAATGAGGCAAACAGTATCATCATAGTCCACAATCATCCCTCGGCAAACCGGAAAGCTTCCCGGGCCGATATCGCCATAACGAAAAAGCTGATGCAGGCCGGGGAGATGCTGGACATAACCCTGGATGACCATGTGATTATCGCCGGCCGAGACTATCTGAGTCTTCGCACGGAAGGGTTGATGGGCTGAGGATCGATAGTTGAGGATCGATGGCTGAAGCATAATGGCTGCGGGCTGAGAGTCAATGGCTGAAGGTTGATGGTTACACGATGATGGGTTGATAATCGCTTATGCCGCCATTAGAAATACGGGCGTAGCTCTCTGAAAGCTCGTATATTGGGCTCCTCAATTATAACACAACAGGACTATGTACGAGTATCTCGAGGAACTGATAAGAAACGCGCTTAAAAAGATTGCGCCGGAACTGGATAACCCTGAAATCACCATTGAAAAACCGAGGGTTCCCGAACACGGGGATGCCTCCACGAATGTTGCTCTTGCGCTTGCAAAAACACTGAAAAACAACCCGCGTGAGATAGCCCGACAGCTGGCCGGCCATATCGATGCCGCATCAGGCTACATTGAGAGTGTGGAAATAGCCGGACCCGGTTTTATCAATTTCCGGTTTTCTTCCGACTGGCTCTCAGAGAGGCTGACCGATGCGCATCGTGCTGGCAAAACCTTCGGACAAAGTGACCATCAGGCAGGAAAAAAGATTCAGGTGGAATTTGTAAGCGCCAATCCTACCGGCCCCCTCACTGTCGGCCACGGCCGGAATGCCGTGCTTGGGGACACTATTGCGCGCGTACTGGAATGGACCGGAGCGGATGTCCAGCGCGAGTATTACTTCAACAACGCCGGCCGCCAAATGCGTGTGCTGGCCGAAAGTGTGCACGCCCGCTACCTGCAAGAGCTTGGAAAAGACGCTCCGTTTCCGGAAGGGGGTTATGAAGGGACCTACATCACGGAAATAGCCAAAAACGTGCGAAAAACACATGGCGACTCGCTCACCGATCCGAAGCACCTGTCTGTGTTTGGCAAGGCCGCCGAGGAAGAAATCTTCATGGATATCCAGAAGACCCTCGAGCGGATGAATATCACCATGGACTCCTTTTTCAACGAAAACACGCTGTATGAAGACGGATCGATCGAACGGGTAGTGTCACAGCTTCGGGAAAAAGGGCTTATATACGAACAGGACGGTGCCACCTGGTTTAAAACCACCTCCTTTGGAAAAGACAAGGATACGGTTCTCATCAAGAGCAGCGGCGAGCCGACCTACCGCCTGCCCGACATCGCCTACCACATCAACAAACTCGAACGTGGTTTCGACCTGGCCATCGACATATTCGGTGCCGATCATATAGCCACCTATCCCGACGTAATTTCGGCGGTTCAGGCATGCGGCCACGACAGCAGCCGGATCGATGTAGTAGTCTATCAATTCGTTACGATTGTCAAGGACGGCAAGCCTTTCAAGATGAGCACACGCAAAGCCAACTTTGTGACACTCGACGAACTGATGGATGAAGTGGGAGCGGATGTCACCCGGTTTTTTTTCCTGATGAGAGCGCCGGGAACCCATCTCGAGTTCGACATCGATGAGGCCCGGCAAGCCGGGGAGAAAAACCCGGTGTACTATCTGCAATACGCCCATGCCCGGATTCAAAGCATCATGAACAAGGTCAGGGACACCTATTCTTTCGACAGTAAAACACCGGATTTCAGCCTGCTGACTCACGAAGCGGAAGCCACTCTCACAAAACGTTTACTGGAGTTTCCGGAAGTGATTGTGGTTACGGCCTCACTGCGGGAGCCTCACAAACTGATCGGCTACCTCAACGACCTGGCAACGGCTTTCCATAAATTCTATCACGATTGCAGAATTCTCGGAGAGGACGAGGAGCTGGCTTTTGCGCGGACTGAGTTGCTCACCGTTACCGCCAACGTACTGGCAAACGGCCTCGGAATACTAGGCATCTCGGCCCCCGAAAAAATGTAACTCCGCAAGATCAAGACGGTCATTGCCATCCCGAACGGTGGGCGGCACCTATTTCTGGTAGCCCGATCGTGGCATATCCAGCCGGTTACGGGACCATTCATACGCCTCGTTGAGAGAGAACACCGTCTTGTGCTTCACCCCCGAACCGATACGTGACTTTTGCCACCACATTAGCATGGTGAGGTAAAGCCGCATGACAGGGGAGGAAACCACCATGGCGGTACCGGCAAGATCGTGGCTGCCAGAATTTCCCAGCCAACGGATCAGCATCTCCCGAACCTCTCCCGAAAGATGATTCATCTCCCTCAAATCAATCACGAAACAGTATTCGTCGTCCCGCGACTGAAACATTTCGAGCCGCTGAAGGAACCGTTCCATATCCTCCCGTGACTCCTTTCCGGAAAATGTAATGATGACAATCGGCCAGCGATTATCATCGATATCAATAACTGCCATAGTTGATTAACTGAGCATGATTCCCCGTACAATGAATAATAAAGCACCGACAGTCCGGCGGTACGATTATCGCTAATAGTTGTCAGGATCAGTAACCTGACCTGCACGGGCGGGCATCCCTGATAATGTGTTTTTTTGATTGCAGAATGTTATACCTCGTTCGATCTGTCAAGATACGCCTTTTTGAACTACCAAAGAAACCGGGGCGCCCTTTTCGATTCCCAGCATCTGCTCGGCATTTCCCTTGTTTATGGCGATTTCCAACATACCGGAGCTGCCGACCAGGGCCAGTGGTTCGCCGTCAGGCACTTCGGAAAACGTTTTTGAAACCCGCTTCAGGATGGTGTTTCCGACATATATTTTGAATGCGTGGCCGTGCTCATACTCCCGGAGCATCGGTTCGGGGATATTAGAAACCAGATTTCCGTAGCGGTCGATATGCATGATCCAGCCCTGAATCCCCTCATCATCCGAAATAGGTTTCGCCCAGCGGTACTGGGTCAGTTCGGTAAACTTGTTGCCAAAGGATCCCATCGGCACACCGTTGGCCTTGTGAGCTGCCACCGGAGCGAAAATATCCCGGCCATGAAATGTGGGCGAAACTTCAGAACGCCAATACTCCGGGTTGGTAAGCTCCACCACCTGATGCTCTTCGCCCTCAATAACCAGCGAAAAAAGGCCGTTTTCGGGACCGACGAAAAATTGATCACGGACCTTCAAAAGCACCGGGCGGCGTTCACCTCCCACGCCGGGGTCCACGACTGCCAGATGTACGGTTCCCGGAGGGAAGAGAAAGGCTGCGTTCTTCAGCACCCATGCGCCGGCCATGATGTCCTGTGGTGGCAAATCATGGGATATATCGACCAGAGTGGCCCCCGGACAGATTCCCATAATCACAGCCTTCATGGCGCCGACATAATAATCCTGACATCCGAAATCGGTCGTCAGTGTAATAATCCGGCAAGGGTCCGGCATATCCGGTATTAACTGTAACTGTTGAGCATTACGGGCATAACCAGCATCAGCATGTCCTCATCGTCGTCCTGAACAGATGGACGGACGATGCCGGCCCGGTTGGGGGTGGAAAACTCGAACACCACTTCAGGATCATCGATATTATTGAGCACGTCCATGAGATAGCGGGCGTTAAACCCGATCTCCATCGGCTCGTCGGTATACTCGGAGGCAATATTCTCTTTCGCCTCACTGCTCATATCCAGATCCTCCGCAGAAATCACGATTTCGTCCGGTTTCATCTGCAGCCGGATTTGCCTGGTCGTCGAACTGGAGAACACCGCTACCCGCTTGACTGTTGCCAGCATCTGCTCGCGGTTGATTTTGAGTGTTTTGTCGTTCTCGCGGGGGATGACGGACTCGTATTTCGGATACTGTTCGTTGATCAGCCGGGTAATGACCATGGTATTGCCGGACTGGAAGCTCACATGCTCTTCGGTGACAACCATTTCACATTTGGATCCGTCAAGCGCCTTGGCCACCAGAGTCAGGGCCTTTTCCGGAACGATAAACGAAAGGGCGCTCGAAGCCGATATGTCGGTACGCACCAGGCGCACCAGGCGGTGTCCGTCGGTTGCCACGATTCGGCTCTCGTCCTCTCCGATATCAAAAAACACTCCCATCATGGCCGGCCTAAGGTCATCGCTTGAAACGGCAAAGCTGGTTTTTTTGATGGCGTCCTTGAGCCCCTTGGTATCAATTTTCATTTCACGGCCATTCTCCAGAGCCGGCATGTCCGGAAAGTCCTCGGATTTCTCTCCCGCCAGTTTGTAGGTCCCCTTGTCGGTGCGGAACCGGACCTGGGCTTTATCATCAACCTCAAACGTAACCGGTATATCCGGCAGCTGCCTCAGTGTTTCCAAAAGGCGGCGGGCAGGAATGGCGACCGCGCCCTCCCGGGACACATCCGCCTCAACATGCTCAATAATACTGACCTCCAAATCCGAAGCACTCAGTTTGACACGATTCTCCTCCGTCTCAAAAAGTACCGTTTCCAAAATGGGAAGAGTGGCCTTGTTGGGTACCGCACCGATCACCGCCGAAAGACTGCTTACCAGGTCGCCGCTTGTGACATTGAATTTCATAGAATTACCTGATCGTTGAAAATGGTTGATAAATACTCTATTTGTGCAAATGGTAAAGTACAAAAATCCGGATTTTATTCTAAGAAATAGTGATGGTTCATTCAATCACCAACTTTTCATTCCTTCAAAATTTTTTTTGACAACAATTCGTTATTTTCTCATTTACCGTAATCGTTA
Proteins encoded in this region:
- a CDS encoding AMP nucleosidase, yielding MSDASTYTLSPSGQNRTQTEQEIRKACDLMDQIYQDGHYPKMTVSRSWSKHNPVIAGEFAKPHVYRWYLQRELAKMLSTGAEITISSSRKAVSLNDPALLDALDEDHWDFTQKKLFLFPAERIDLSLDRLEHYTGTPASDFQRYIMFTNYDMHVEVFKSRFPDCTKPGRKVQMPAYHHKLESNLGLTLINIGVGPSNAKTITDHIAVLRPDAMIMVGHCGGLRNHQEIGDFVLASGYMRADGVLDSSMPKNVPITPNYLLNHHLQTVLDDEKMTYRTGTVYTIDNRNWEFMKQRVVNEIHVSRSIAIDMESATVATNGFRYRIPNATLLCVSDKPLHGKPKLGESAQSFYQNSKERHLNIVIKAIELSKDFFPGGMPNASIRALDEPLMGGGG
- a CDS encoding GNAT family N-acetyltransferase, yielding MPSQPVCRIVSAEDILPLRARELRSGKPADSAAFPEDTFPDTLHFAAYIDGTIAGCLTLIPRNTPHPAWQLRGMATDSPFQRMGIGSSLLTFAETHLRSKQNPLHIWCNARVAAVPFYKKSGYRVISQGFIIQDIGLHYKMEKIIL
- the radC gene encoding DNA repair protein RadC, translated to MSTDLYKRTRMVRDLAEDEQPRERLIRLGADNLTDAELVAILLRSGSRKQNVVDTSRQILSRFGGLHKLVRRSWRELRVIDGIADVKAITLEAAFELSRRLQSGQNGKPVFFRTPEDVAAFFGPRLRDLQTEQFLVVFLNAAKAVTGHQVISKGGKTATIVDPAEVMRQAIMNEANSIIIVHNHPSANRKASRADIAITKKLMQAGEMLDITLDDHVIIAGRDYLSLRTEGLMG
- the argS gene encoding arginine--tRNA ligase, whose product is MYEYLEELIRNALKKIAPELDNPEITIEKPRVPEHGDASTNVALALAKTLKNNPREIARQLAGHIDAASGYIESVEIAGPGFINFRFSSDWLSERLTDAHRAGKTFGQSDHQAGKKIQVEFVSANPTGPLTVGHGRNAVLGDTIARVLEWTGADVQREYYFNNAGRQMRVLAESVHARYLQELGKDAPFPEGGYEGTYITEIAKNVRKTHGDSLTDPKHLSVFGKAAEEEIFMDIQKTLERMNITMDSFFNENTLYEDGSIERVVSQLREKGLIYEQDGATWFKTTSFGKDKDTVLIKSSGEPTYRLPDIAYHINKLERGFDLAIDIFGADHIATYPDVISAVQACGHDSSRIDVVVYQFVTIVKDGKPFKMSTRKANFVTLDELMDEVGADVTRFFFLMRAPGTHLEFDIDEARQAGEKNPVYYLQYAHARIQSIMNKVRDTYSFDSKTPDFSLLTHEAEATLTKRLLEFPEVIVVTASLREPHKLIGYLNDLATAFHKFYHDCRILGEDEELAFARTELLTVTANVLANGLGILGISAPEKM
- a CDS encoding STAS/SEC14 domain-containing protein, which gives rise to MAVIDIDDNRWPIVIITFSGKESREDMERFLQRLEMFQSRDDEYCFVIDLREMNHLSGEVREMLIRWLGNSGSHDLAGTAMVVSSPVMRLYLTMLMWWQKSRIGSGVKHKTVFSLNEAYEWSRNRLDMPRSGYQK
- a CDS encoding SAM-dependent chlorinase/fluorinase, producing MPDPCRIITLTTDFGCQDYYVGAMKAVIMGICPGATLVDISHDLPPQDIMAGAWVLKNAAFLFPPGTVHLAVVDPGVGGERRPVLLKVRDQFFVGPENGLFSLVIEGEEHQVVELTNPEYWRSEVSPTFHGRDIFAPVAAHKANGVPMGSFGNKFTELTQYRWAKPISDDEGIQGWIMHIDRYGNLVSNIPEPMLREYEHGHAFKIYVGNTILKRVSKTFSEVPDGEPLALVGSSGMLEIAINKGNAEQMLGIEKGAPVSLVVQKGVS
- the dnaN gene encoding DNA polymerase III subunit beta, with product MKFNVTSGDLVSSLSAVIGAVPNKATLPILETVLFETEENRVKLSASDLEVSIIEHVEADVSREGAVAIPARRLLETLRQLPDIPVTFEVDDKAQVRFRTDKGTYKLAGEKSEDFPDMPALENGREMKIDTKGLKDAIKKTSFAVSSDDLRPAMMGVFFDIGEDESRIVATDGHRLVRLVRTDISASSALSFIVPEKALTLVAKALDGSKCEMVVTEEHVSFQSGNTMVITRLINEQYPKYESVIPRENDKTLKINREQMLATVKRVAVFSSSTTRQIRLQMKPDEIVISAEDLDMSSEAKENIASEYTDEPMEIGFNARYLMDVLNNIDDPEVVFEFSTPNRAGIVRPSVQDDDEDMLMLVMPVMLNSYS